In one Oryza glaberrima chromosome 2, OglaRS2, whole genome shotgun sequence genomic region, the following are encoded:
- the LOC127764759 gene encoding uncharacterized protein LOC127764759 isoform X1 has translation MRAHSSCRVISVTPPQRITVASHHVKAGVEQAGRPWTAVPNALDIIITPLTWSGCDEISYIHLVDNVLNLLQINILPCPSPSFSIMIDLLSSLSKTNHSFAVAEGKPQLVSLAQAGNEISHESLKREGCFSCGFLV, from the exons ATGCGTGCGCACTCTTCCTGCCGTGTGATCTCCGTCACGCCGCCACAGAGAATCACCGTCGCCTCCCACCACGTCAAGGCAGGGGTCGAGCAGGCCGGCAGGCCATGGACGGCTGTGCCCAACGCTCTTGACAT AATTATCACCCCACTTACATGGTCAGGTTGTGACGAAATATCATACATACATCTG GTAGATAATGTGCTAAATTTATTACAAATCAACATTCTACCTTGCCCATCACCATCGTTCTCCATCATGATCGACCTTCTCTCCAGTCTCTCCAAG ACAAACCACAGCTTTGCTGTTGCAGAAGGCAAACCACAGCTCGTGTCCCTAGCGCAAGCGGGGAATGAGATCTCTCATGAGAGTTTGAAGCGTGAAGGCTGTTTTTCTTGCGGGTTTCTTGTGTGA
- the LOC127764759 gene encoding uncharacterized protein LOC127764759 isoform X2, whose amino-acid sequence MRAHSSCRVISVTPPQRITVASHHVKAGVEQAGRPWTAVPNALDIIITPLTWSGCDEISYIHLVDNVLNLLQINILPCPSPSFSIMIDLLSSLSK is encoded by the exons ATGCGTGCGCACTCTTCCTGCCGTGTGATCTCCGTCACGCCGCCACAGAGAATCACCGTCGCCTCCCACCACGTCAAGGCAGGGGTCGAGCAGGCCGGCAGGCCATGGACGGCTGTGCCCAACGCTCTTGACAT AATTATCACCCCACTTACATGGTCAGGTTGTGACGAAATATCATACATACATCTG GTAGATAATGTGCTAAATTTATTACAAATCAACATTCTACCTTGCCCATCACCATCGTTCTCCATCATGATCGACCTTCTCTCCAGTCTCTCCAAG TAG